A section of the bacterium genome encodes:
- the grpE gene encoding nucleotide exchange factor GrpE, producing the protein MLKKDKSKDKNEESLQENPFVSESEEIKETSEKQEEQPEMVCYEDFCELKNKFEKLEDDKKTVESHYIRLAADFDNFRKRQEQEREGLLKYGAEDTLKKLLPVVDTFERAQKSFKEIDDPEKLKESFDAVQKQFMDALEKLGVEKIETVGKEFDPNLHEAIMQTPTEEHPDHTVIAELQSGYKLCDKILRPALVNVAVNE; encoded by the coding sequence ATGCTTAAAAAAGATAAATCAAAGGACAAAAATGAAGAATCATTACAAGAAAATCCTTTTGTTAGTGAATCTGAAGAAATAAAAGAAACTTCTGAAAAACAGGAAGAACAGCCTGAAATGGTATGTTATGAGGATTTTTGCGAATTAAAAAACAAATTCGAAAAACTCGAAGATGATAAAAAAACGGTAGAGTCTCACTACATAAGACTTGCCGCTGATTTTGACAACTTTAGAAAAAGACAGGAACAGGAAAGAGAAGGGCTTTTAAAATACGGGGCCGAAGATACCCTTAAAAAACTTCTTCCTGTAGTAGATACATTTGAGAGAGCACAAAAATCTTTCAAAGAAATTGACGATCCTGAAAAATTAAAAGAAAGTTTTGATGCAGTGCAGAAACAATTTATGGATGCCCTGGAAAAATTGGGCGTTGAAAAGATAGAAACAGTAGGAAAAGAATTTGATCCGAATTTGCATGAAGCTATTATGCAAACTCCTACCGAAGAACATCCCGATCATACCGTTATTGCAGAATTACAAAGCGGTTATAAATTATGCGATAAAATATTAAGACCGGCTCTCGTGAATGTAGCGGTGAATGAGTAA
- a CDS encoding vitamin B12-dependent ribonucleotide reductase, whose amino-acid sequence MKLSDNAKTVLSKRYLKRDKDGNPVESPEDMFWRVAQAIASADRQDNKTDAEINKLAEDFYGMMANLYFMPNSPTLMNAGRELGQLSACFVLPVDDSLDAIFEAIKNTAMIHKSGGGTGFSFSRLRPKNDVVNSTMGVSSGPVSFIEVFNAATEAVKQGGTRRGANMAVLRVDHPDILEFINCKADNSRLNNFNISVGITDKFMDAVINNGEYDLLHPKTKQTVKKLHAREVFDIIVDHAWKNGEPGIVFIDRVNQYNPTPQLGEIESTNPCGEVPLLPYEACNLGSINLAQLIKYTEDTPEVDWEKLESITKLSIHFLDNVITVNNYPLPQIAEMVQGNRKIGLGIMGLADLLMTLKIPYSSEEGTTLATKIMEFIDYHSKVASVELAKTRGQFANFEGSIYDGKNFLYNNFSGKSSGIIVDEMWKELDKQIEKHGIRNATTTCIAPTGTISMIANASCGIEPLFALVFTRHIMDGTNLLEVNPLFERVAKERGFYSEELMQKISEHGTIHGIEGVPEDIVNAFQTAHDVTPEWHVKMQAAFQFHTDNAVSKTVNFSEEATREDIAKTYELAYKSGLKGTTVYRNNSRFNQAMQISSADKKEELTDGQIELGSVKPRQRPNVTFGITDKIQTGCGPLYITINTDEEGLCEVFARMGKSGGCATSQAEATGRMISLSLRAGVDINEIIEQLKGIRCPAPAFGKGGVILSCSDAVARVLERNLDKIAGLTGIDNINAKLQSGTVDAAQIKLNLGGCKSDLGHCPECPDCGVMLEFSEGCVMCPGCGFSRCS is encoded by the coding sequence ATTAAACTCAGCGATAATGCAAAGACTGTTTTGAGCAAAAGGTATTTAAAAAGAGATAAAGACGGCAATCCCGTTGAAAGCCCCGAGGATATGTTCTGGCGTGTAGCACAGGCAATTGCTTCTGCTGACAGACAGGACAATAAAACAGATGCTGAAATAAATAAACTGGCGGAAGATTTTTATGGAATGATGGCAAATCTTTATTTCATGCCTAACAGCCCTACATTAATGAATGCGGGAAGAGAATTAGGACAGCTTTCGGCATGCTTTGTCCTTCCTGTTGATGATTCGCTCGATGCAATTTTTGAAGCAATAAAAAATACGGCAATGATCCACAAAAGCGGTGGAGGAACAGGATTTTCTTTCTCAAGATTAAGACCTAAAAATGATGTTGTAAACTCGACCATGGGAGTTTCGTCAGGACCTGTTTCTTTTATCGAAGTGTTTAATGCCGCTACAGAAGCTGTTAAACAGGGTGGAACGAGAAGAGGCGCTAATATGGCGGTTCTAAGAGTTGATCATCCTGATATTCTCGAGTTTATAAATTGCAAAGCAGACAACAGCAGGCTTAACAACTTTAATATTTCTGTCGGAATAACCGATAAATTTATGGATGCAGTAATTAATAATGGAGAATACGATTTACTTCACCCGAAAACAAAACAAACTGTCAAAAAATTACACGCAAGAGAAGTGTTTGACATAATAGTTGACCATGCCTGGAAAAACGGTGAACCCGGTATTGTCTTTATAGATAGGGTAAATCAATATAATCCGACACCTCAGCTTGGAGAAATTGAATCTACAAATCCATGCGGCGAAGTTCCTTTATTACCTTATGAAGCTTGTAATTTAGGTTCAATCAACCTTGCACAATTAATAAAATATACTGAAGACACCCCTGAAGTTGATTGGGAAAAACTCGAATCTATCACAAAACTGTCCATACATTTTCTTGATAACGTAATTACGGTCAATAATTATCCGCTTCCTCAAATCGCAGAAATGGTTCAGGGAAACAGAAAAATAGGGCTCGGTATTATGGGATTGGCTGATCTTCTTATGACACTTAAAATCCCTTACAGTTCAGAAGAAGGTACGACTCTCGCAACTAAAATTATGGAATTTATTGACTATCATTCAAAAGTGGCTTCTGTTGAACTCGCAAAAACAAGAGGACAATTTGCAAACTTTGAAGGCAGTATTTATGACGGGAAAAACTTCCTTTACAACAATTTTTCAGGTAAATCATCAGGCATTATTGTTGATGAGATGTGGAAAGAACTTGATAAACAAATTGAAAAACATGGAATCAGAAACGCTACAACTACTTGTATAGCCCCAACAGGCACAATAAGTATGATTGCAAATGCTTCCTGCGGAATTGAACCACTGTTTGCTCTTGTGTTTACCAGACATATTATGGATGGAACTAATCTTCTTGAAGTTAATCCTTTATTTGAGAGAGTTGCAAAAGAAAGAGGCTTCTACAGTGAAGAATTAATGCAGAAAATTTCCGAACATGGAACGATTCACGGAATTGAAGGAGTTCCTGAAGATATTGTTAATGCTTTTCAGACAGCGCATGATGTTACTCCTGAGTGGCATGTAAAGATGCAGGCAGCTTTTCAGTTTCATACAGATAATGCTGTTTCAAAGACGGTTAATTTTTCAGAAGAAGCTACAAGAGAAGATATAGCCAAAACTTATGAGCTTGCATACAAATCAGGACTTAAAGGCACAACTGTTTACAGAAACAACAGCCGCTTTAATCAAGCTATGCAAATAAGTTCAGCAGACAAAAAAGAAGAATTGACAGATGGCCAGATTGAGTTAGGAAGCGTAAAACCAAGACAAAGACCTAATGTAACTTTTGGCATTACCGATAAAATCCAGACAGGATGCGGTCCTCTTTATATAACAATAAATACTGATGAAGAAGGCTTATGCGAAGTATTCGCCAGAATGGGCAAATCAGGAGGCTGCGCTACCAGTCAGGCAGAAGCAACAGGCAGGATGATTTCTCTTTCATTGAGAGCCGGTGTTGATATAAACGAAATTATTGAACAGTTAAAAGGAATCAGATGCCCTGCTCCTGCTTTTGGAAAAGGCGGTGTAATTCTTTCCTGTTCTGATGCAGTTGCGAGAGTTCTTGAAAGAAATCTCGATAAAATTGCCGGTTTAACAGGAATAGATAATATTAATGCCAAATTACAAAGCGGCACTGTTGATGCGGCACAAATAAAATTAAATCTGGGCGGATGCAAGTCTGACTTAGGGCATTGTCCCGAGTGTCCTGATTGCGGAGTGATGCTGGAATTCAGCGAAGGATGCGTAATGTGTCCCGGCTGCGGCTTCTCCAGATGCAGCTAA
- the nth gene encoding endonuclease III — MKKIVDIKKIVKILDDYYPMHVMEDNYTGNPYKALVSCLLSLRTRDEITFPIAEKLFQIADTPYKMINLSYEELCLIIKSINYYKTKAENILNISRILTEKYNGEVPSLMEELLAFRGVGRKTANIVISVGFQKPAIAVDTHVHRISNRLGLVFTKTPEETEFELRKKLPEKYWRKWNQILVLHGKSTCKPITPLCKICPIVEYCNQIFDKK; from the coding sequence ATGAAAAAAATTGTCGATATAAAAAAAATAGTTAAAATTCTTGATGATTATTACCCGATGCATGTCATGGAAGATAATTATACGGGAAATCCTTACAAAGCGCTGGTTTCATGCCTTTTAAGCCTGCGAACGAGAGATGAAATAACTTTTCCTATAGCAGAAAAACTTTTTCAAATCGCAGATACCCCTTACAAAATGATTAATCTTTCTTATGAAGAACTTTGCTTAATCATAAAATCAATTAATTATTACAAAACAAAAGCTGAAAATATTCTGAATATTTCAAGAATACTAACAGAAAAATATAACGGGGAAGTACCTTCGTTGATGGAAGAGCTTTTGGCTTTTAGGGGAGTAGGAAGAAAAACAGCTAATATTGTTATCTCTGTCGGTTTTCAAAAGCCTGCTATAGCTGTTGATACACATGTGCACAGAATTTCTAACAGGCTTGGTCTTGTTTTTACAAAAACTCCCGAAGAAACCGAATTTGAACTAAGAAAAAAACTTCCCGAAAAATACTGGCGAAAATGGAATCAAATTCTGGTTCTTCATGGCAAAAGCACATGCAAACCGATAACTCCCCTATGCAAAATTTGTCCTATTGTGGAATATTGCAATCAAATATTTGATAAAAAATAA
- a CDS encoding DUF1524 domain-containing protein: protein MLNIKGLQQVFFNRSSVNDSASENKFNNLSLLNKPIKDTVSFGYFKDYTRDKFKALRMIAEILGLPDFYNGKKFSDKYKPTIEHIIPQGKDTRQRAKDIGLASVNSLGNIVLAGNKTNNKKDNMTLKEWYKLHPEYIKNGRQALKEYEKVHLQEHELFVGSPYIDGRKWVKRLKNTLNKELGYIAFSGRKNQNIAPSDSPQKLSYVA, encoded by the coding sequence ATGCTTAATATTAAAGGACTACAACAAGTTTTCTTCAACCGTTCAAGCGTGAATGATTCTGCATCTGAAAATAAATTCAATAACCTTTCTTTGTTAAATAAACCAATTAAAGATACTGTTTCTTTTGGATATTTTAAAGATTATACAAGAGATAAATTTAAAGCTTTGAGAATGATTGCAGAAATATTGGGATTACCGGATTTTTATAATGGGAAAAAATTTAGCGATAAATATAAACCTACTATAGAACATATTATTCCTCAAGGAAAAGACACCAGACAACGTGCCAAAGATATAGGCTTAGCCAGCGTTAATTCGCTTGGAAACATTGTGTTGGCAGGAAATAAAACAAACAATAAAAAAGACAATATGACTTTAAAAGAATGGTATAAATTACACCCTGAATATATTAAAAATGGAAGACAGGCACTCAAAGAATATGAAAAAGTTCATTTGCAAGAACACGAGTTATTTGTTGGCTCTCCTTACATAGATGGAAGAAAATGGGTGAAAAGACTCAAAAATACTCTTAATAAGGAACTTGGCTATATCGCATTTAGCGGAAGAAAAAATCAGAATATTGCTCCTTCTGATTCGCCTCAAAAATTATCATATGTTGCCTGA
- a CDS encoding phosphoribosylanthranilate isomerase: protein MNTNKIRIKICGITGKEDALLAAKLGAWAVGFIFVKNTPRYISPEKATEIIKNLPANLVEIGVFANESAEDIKTTVIEAGITKIQLHGDESPQFCKKLAEITGKEIIKAIKIKSIENLEIISRYKDKVSFILLDSYCEEQLGGTGKVFDWEIAKKANEQGIPVILAGGLNFDNAKQAYEFVKPYALDISSGVEKDKGIKDAEKLKTLFSVF from the coding sequence ATGAATACAAATAAAATAAGAATAAAAATTTGCGGAATAACAGGAAAAGAAGACGCGTTGCTGGCAGCAAAGCTCGGGGCATGGGCTGTCGGATTTATTTTTGTTAAAAACACACCCAGATATATTTCTCCTGAAAAAGCGACCGAAATTATAAAAAACCTTCCTGCAAATTTAGTAGAAATAGGTGTTTTTGCAAATGAATCCGCTGAAGATATAAAAACTACAGTAATCGAAGCAGGAATTACAAAAATTCAGCTTCATGGCGATGAATCTCCTCAATTTTGTAAAAAATTGGCCGAAATTACAGGAAAAGAAATAATTAAGGCAATAAAAATAAAAAGTATTGAAAATTTGGAAATTATTTCCCGATACAAGGATAAAGTGTCTTTTATACTGCTGGACAGCTATTGTGAAGAGCAACTCGGAGGAACGGGAAAAGTTTTTGATTGGGAAATCGCTAAAAAGGCAAATGAACAAGGAATTCCTGTAATTCTTGCAGGCGGATTGAATTTTGATAACGCAAAACAGGCTTATGAGTTTGTAAAACCTTATGCCCTTGATATTTCAAGCGGTGTGGAAAAAGATAAAGGAATTAAGGATGCTGAAAAACTTAAAACGCTTTTTTCTGTTTTTTAG
- a CDS encoding GNAT family N-acetyltransferase, with amino-acid sequence MNINHIKNYAPTLRISKDNISFSGKTQTNLTPIADTVSIKGSCEAKNGLKASSMKLSDIPEFLELMKNTDEVKPKPTRREQSGLKQVLTELIKKEEGYDGNVCIIRDNNGSGKIIAEGGVISYDKKNGYVFCVFVARNMQEKGLGNSIMKTLINQAKEKKYEQLSLYTLNPIAEKLYKKNGFKNCTSAEAGYGKGDERYPKAVYMKLDLNKEKLP; translated from the coding sequence ATGAATATAAATCATATTAAGAATTATGCGCCAACTTTAAGAATTAGCAAAGACAATATCTCTTTTTCAGGGAAAACACAAACCAACTTAACCCCTATTGCGGACACCGTCTCTATTAAAGGCAGCTGCGAAGCAAAAAATGGACTTAAAGCCTCTTCTATGAAACTAAGCGATATACCCGAATTTTTAGAACTTATGAAAAATACTGATGAGGTTAAACCAAAGCCTACGAGAAGGGAACAAAGTGGATTGAAACAGGTATTAACTGAATTAATAAAGAAGGAAGAGGGCTATGACGGCAACGTTTGTATAATCAGAGATAATAACGGATCAGGAAAAATTATTGCTGAAGGAGGGGTGATTTCATATGACAAAAAAAATGGCTATGTTTTTTGTGTGTTTGTGGCACGAAATATGCAAGAAAAAGGTCTTGGTAATTCGATAATGAAAACCTTAATAAATCAAGCTAAAGAGAAAAAATACGAGCAGCTTTCTTTGTATACCCTAAATCCTATAGCCGAAAAACTTTATAAAAAAAATGGCTTTAAAAATTGCACATCGGCAGAAGCCGGTTATGGAAAAGGAGATGAGCGCTATCCAAAAGCTGTTTATATGAAGCTTGATCTTAATAAAGAAAAACTACCTTAA
- a CDS encoding MBL fold metallo-hydrolase, giving the protein MILKHFTAGEYETNNYLVICEETHEAALIDAGGNYKKTVDLLKETNAELKFILHTHGHFDHVQGDWELQKNFDVKTFIHKNDELLANSLKQQLMMFGMKSAESPKIDGYLEEGQIIEVGNIKLKVIHTPGHTSGGVCFLADKILISGDTLFADAVGRTDLPGGSYKILEDSIKNKLFILDEDITVYPGHGPSTTIGYEKENNPYFGAKASLR; this is encoded by the coding sequence ACCCATGAGGCGGCCTTAATAGATGCAGGCGGAAATTATAAAAAAACAGTGGATTTATTAAAAGAAACCAACGCTGAATTGAAATTTATTTTGCATACACACGGGCATTTTGACCATGTTCAGGGAGATTGGGAACTTCAGAAAAATTTTGACGTAAAAACTTTTATTCACAAAAATGATGAACTTCTTGCAAATTCTTTGAAGCAGCAGCTTATGATGTTTGGAATGAAAAGTGCTGAATCTCCTAAAATTGACGGGTATTTGGAAGAAGGCCAAATAATAGAAGTCGGAAATATTAAATTAAAGGTTATTCATACACCGGGACATACTTCAGGCGGAGTTTGTTTCCTTGCAGACAAAATTTTAATCTCAGGCGATACCCTATTTGCAGATGCAGTTGGCAGAACAGACCTCCCCGGCGGTTCGTATAAAATTTTGGAAGACTCGATAAAAAACAAATTATTTATTCTTGATGAAGATATAACAGTTTATCCCGGGCATGGACCTTCTACGACAATAGGTTATGAAAAAGAAAACAACCCTTATTTCGGAGCGAAAGCCTCATTAAGGTAG